The proteins below are encoded in one region of Gambusia affinis linkage group LG07, SWU_Gaff_1.0, whole genome shotgun sequence:
- the LOC122834580 gene encoding transmembrane protein 43, producing the protein MCKRTLTGELVVCLYVSLLTSLWFLPAELTKFKEMSSEQALSGPEPDQHRRVSVKSNPGFLERLSETAGGTVLGVGLFFLSIYVLFTNEGRALQIASSLDEGLSQVKSLGSYPILDLQNNDCLVHLSAELQTLKPLHDPSYRVVVQAVKLQRQVEMYQWVEHRESRDYQENGETKTETTYTYNTEWKSEVVNSHNFDKEIGHQNPSAMPVESVTVVAQEVRVGPLILSKGLVEQINNFQTLSLKDLSAFNLEPFLSIHDDYFYHTQSPLRPQVGDVRVRFSFAGLSGENSHLGPPQTVSIVAMQKGEKLLPFKTKSGDFLEIIYLEELTAEEVFAKEHQYNRMKTWGLRAAGWFLMFVSIQLTTRILYTLVDWVPLLRDLVSFGLKIFALCLSCSLSLLVIGVGWLFYRPLVAAALGALALLPVFLARSGLPQKKNE; encoded by the exons ATGTGTAAACGAACCCTGACAGGCGAGCTGGTCGTTTGCCTGTACGTCAGTTTGCTAACATCTTTGTGGTTCCTGCCTGCAGAGTTGAccaaattcaaagaaatgtcTTCAGAGCAGGCA ctttcagGACCAGAGCCTGACCAACACAGACGCGTATCTGTTAAATCAAATCCTGGATTTCTGGAGCGTCTGAGTGAAACGGCAGGAGGAACAGTCCTCGGCGTTGgtctgtttttcctctccatctATGTTCTCTTCACTAATGAG GGTCGAGCTTTGCAAATTGCCTCTTCTCTGGATGAAGGTCTCTCTCAGGTGAAGTCGCTGGGCTCTTATCCAATCCTCGACCTGCAGAACAACGACTGCTTAGTTCATCTATCTGCAGAGCTGCAAACCCTGAAG CCCCTCCATGACCCCAGCTACAGGGTGGTGGTCCAGGCCGTGAAGCTGCAGCGGCAGGTGGAGATGTACCAGTGGGTGGAGCATCGTGAGAGCAG GGATTACCAAGAGAATGGAGAAACCAAAACTGAGACGACCTACACCTACA acACCGAGTGGAAATCAGAGGTGGTTAACAGTCATAACTTCGATAAGGAAATCGGCCACCAGAACCCGAG CGCCATGCCGGTGGAGAGTGTGACAGTGGTGGCTCAGGAAGTCCGAGTTGGACCTTTGATCCTCTCCAAAG GCCTGGTGGAGCAGATCAATAACTTCCAGACTCTGAGTCTGAAGGATCTCTCAGCCTTTAATCTGGAGCCTTTCCTCTCCATCCATGATGATTACTTCTATCACACTCAGTCCCCGCTGCGGCCACAG gTCGGGGACGTCCGAGTGAGGTTCTCCTTTGCTGGACTGAGTGGTGAGAACAGTCACCTCGGCCCGCCGCAAACT gtgaGTATTGTGGCCATGCAGAAAGGAGAGAAATTGCTGCCCTTTAAGACAAAGTCTGGAGACTTCCTGGAAATCATCTACCTGGAGGAGCTCACTGCAGAG GAAGTGTTCGCCAAGGAGCATCAGTACAACAGGATGAAGACGTGGGGCCTGCGGGCTGCAGGCTGGTTCCTCATGTTCGTTAGTATTCAGCTGACCACGCGCATCCTCTACACTCTGG TGGATTGGGTTCCTCTCCTCAGAGATCTGGTGTCTTTCGGCCTGAAGATCTTCGCCCTGTGCCTCTCCTGCTCGCTGTCTCTCCTCGTCATCGGAGTCGGTTGGCTTTTCTACAGACCGTTGGTGGCGGCCGCTCTGGGAGCCCTCGCTCTGCTTCCTGTGTTTCTGGCTCGTTCAGGCCTTCCCCAGAAGAAGAACGAATGA
- the zgc:112334 gene encoding rab GDP dissociation inhibitor beta, translated as MQDYDVIVLGTGIKECVLSGLMSLSGKKVLHIDKNSYHGGESASISPLEELYRRFKVPGPPKSIRRGKEWNVDLVPKFFLATGQLVKILVHTEVTRYLDFKVVEGSYVFKAGKVHKVPATEEDAQSSDLMGMFDKRRFKKLLHFVLNFDTRNPRTHQDVDPEKTTTRELFSRFDLGQDVIEVTGHAIALHSSESYLDRPCLETINRIRQYCESLSRHNSSPYLYPLYGLSELPQGYARLNAEYGGTFLLNKPVDEIVMDSGKVKSVKSDGKVFHCKQLICDPSYVPNRVRKMGRVIRVICLLNHPVKNTHEASSCQIIIPQAELNRKSDVYICVVSYSHSLASDGMYIATVSTTVETNNPEKEVEPALELLEPIMQKFVSVTNVLVPNEDGRKSQIFVSRSYDATNHFDSECEDIKDMYRRITGAELCFERPRNLSHNSDND; from the exons ATGCAGGATTATGATGTGATAGTGCTTGGAACTGGAATTAAG GAATGTGTCCTGTCTGGCCTAATGTCTCTGAGTGGGAAAAAGGTCCTTCACATCGACAAGAACTCTTACCATGGAGGAGAAAGTGCTTCCATTTCTCCCCTCGAGGAG CTGTACAGACGGTTTAAGGTTCCAGGCCCTCCTAAATCGATCCGACGAGGGAAAGAGTGGAACGTGGATCTCGTCCCCAAGTTTTTTCTTGCCACTG GCCAGCTGGTAAAGATATTGGTGCACACTGAGGTGACTCGCTACCTGGACTTCAAAGTTGTTGAAGGGAGTTATGTGTTCAAAGCAGGCAAAGTGCACAAAGTCCCTGCCACAGAGGAGGATGCGCAGAGCTCAG ATCTGATGGGCATGTTTGACAAGAGGAGGTTCAAGAAGCTGCTGCACTTTGTCCTGAACTTTGACACGAGAAACCCTCGCACTCACCAGGACGTGGATCCTGAAAAAACGACCACGCGAGAGCTGTTCAGCCGCTTTGACCTGGGACAGGACGTCATAGAGGTCACAGGTCACGCCATAGCCTTACACTCCAGCGAGAG CTACTTGGATCGGCCCTGTTTGGAAACCATCAACCGGATCAGGCAGTACTGCGAGTCTTTGTCCCGCCACAACAGCAGTCCGTACCTGTACCCGCTGTATGGCCTCAGCGAGCTACCGCAGGGATATGCCAG ACTGAATGCAGAGTATGGAGGAACCTTCCTGCTGAACAAACCAGTGGATGAAATTGTCATGGACAGCGGCAAAGTGAAATCTGTCAAATCGGATGGGAAG gtTTTCCACTGTAAGCAGTTAATCTGTGATCCCAGCTACGTTCCTAACCGGGTCAGGAAAATGGGACGTGTCATTAGGGTTATCTGCTTATTAAATCATCCAGTTAAAAACACCCATGAGGCCAGCTCCTGTCAGATCATCATCCCTCAGGCAGAGCTGAACAGAAAGTcag ACGTTTACATATGTGTAGTGTCCTACAGTCACAGCTTGGCCTCGGACGGGATGTACATCGCCACGGTGAGCACGACTGTAGAAACCAACAATCCAGAGAAAGAAGTGGAGCCGGCCCTGGAGCTCCTGGAACCCATCATGCAGAA ATTTGTCTCCGTCACCAACGTGCTGGTTCCGAACGAGGACGGAAGAAAGAGTCAG ATATTTGTGTCCCGGTCTTATGATGCAACAAACCACTTTGACTCCGAGTGTGAGGACATCAAAGATATGTACCGGCGGATCACCGGAGCAGAGCTCTGCTTCGAAAGACCTCGCAATCTGTCCCACAACTCCGACAACGACTGA
- the ndufaf3 gene encoding NADH dehydrogenase [ubiquinone] 1 alpha subcomplex assembly factor 3 — MAAKFLLQRSTQGLLFSSRSVPAFSSPFLCRAHRLGPSDDETYQRTSVSIMKREANNGILIHSYSPMGFNIDGNRVFGPCVVIPPAILQWNIGSSEDITEESISLFHMLEPPIEILVLGTGSRVERINPSVLALLKRKRIALEVQDTPNACATFNFLNSERRLVAAGLIPPSYSRALEVKQDESEDSK; from the exons ATGGCCGCCAAGTTCCTCCTTCAAAGATCAACACAGGGACTTCTGTTCTCCTCCAGATCTGTACCCGCTTTCTCCAg CCCATTTCTCTGCCGAGCTCACAGATTAGGGCCAAGTGACGATGAGACGTACCAGCGGACCTCCGTGTCCATCATGAAGAGGGAGGCCAACAATGGGATCCTGATACACAGCTACAGTCCTATGGGATTCAACATCGATGGAAACCGGGTGTTTGGGCCCTGCGTTGTGATACCGCCTGCCATCCTTCAGTGGAAT ATTGGAAGTTCTGAAGACATCACAGAGGAAAGCATCTCTCTCTTCCACATGCTTGAACCACCTATAG AGATTCTTGTGCTGGGCACAGGGTCAAGGGTCGAACGAATTAACCCCTCAGTCCTCGCACTCTTGAAGCGGAAACGCATCGCTTTGGAGGTGCAGGACACG CCGAATGCCTGTGCAACATTCAACTTTCTGAACAGCGAGCGGCGGCTGGTGGCCGCTGGTCTGATTCCTCCCTCTTACAGCAGAGCTCTAGAAGTGAAACAGGATGAAAGTGAGGACTCAAAGTGA
- the LOC122834585 gene encoding NCK-interacting protein with SH3 domain-like, translating to MYRSLYAFRSSEPNSLHFAAGESFLILERSNKHWWLGSRCSSGETGYIPASYIEKLQAPEQDEVLQSIDRAIEGIHNVALKNGGKYNLEQRDVLQKLIHHRKETLARRSSSSAGHRLPASNSEISLSQTPPPPNGLNQNYCRQGSVPLSGSMDSMQAEPGFYQVPPQPRRAAPITPPPPEKQRNNRRPEPEVPSRVSSLPASPAPSLTISTTSTESASRSSLATSDISLPSAASTPPPPVPSRVKPPVPPADVQSSDSPPVPAPMKKSLAPQPPQLPQLSELAHPNAAPTQLSLADPPGPEWPMAPPSVAGSPPGSPSASEPVPMTTSAELIELVRKNTGLSFELSRVAVGVVVGHLQTALPQAAAALEQVLLSLVESKDSSAALPQGQVCHDEQRLEVIFSDLARHRDDSQQRSWALHEDHALIACYLEELLKILTDADPEVCKRMCKSNDYENVLSLVSYYQMEHRVSLRLLLLKVFGAMCSLDAALISTLLNSILPMELARDLQTDTQEHQKMCYTALVLTMIFSMGEQVPYHHYEHLSAEFVRFLLGVVEDGLPSDPTEQLPDIFLNLLLAFNLHHTVPSNNAIMQELKQKNVKVLTEKVLLLLNRGEDPVCMFKHTPPAPHSVLKFLQDVFGSRETADIFYRTDMMVMIDIAVRQISDLSPGDKLRMEYLSLMHSIMRSTDYLEHQHRLSDLQGSLKRILREEEDPGEDEGSATAKQMDKLIVQQIFKEFPQIHDNQN from the exons ATGTATCGGTCTCTGTACGCCTTCCGATCGTCCGAGCCCAACTCGCTGCACTTCGCGGCCGGGGAGAGCTTTCTAATCCTGGAGAGGAGCAACAAACACTGGTGGCTGGGGTCCCGCTGCAGCTCGGGGGAAACCGGCTACATCCCGGCCTCTTACATCGAAAAACTGCAG GCTCCGGAGCAAGATGAGGTTCTGCAGTCCATTGACCGAGCAATCGAAGGCATCCACAATGTGGCCTTAAAGAATGGAGGCAAATACAATCTGGAACAGCGAGATGTTCTACA AAAGCTGATCCACCACAGAAAGGAGACCCTGGCTCGGCGAAGTTCCTCCTCCGCCGGACACAGACTTCCCGCTTCCAACAGTGAAATATCCCTGAGCCAAACGCCTCCTCCTCCCAACGGCCTGAACCAGAACTACTGCAGACAGGGAAGCGTGCCGCTATCAGGGAGCATGGACAGCATGCAGGCGGAGCCGGGCTTCTACCAG GTGCCGCCTCAGCCCCGGCGCGCCGCTCCGATTACTCCCCCTCCCCCTgagaagcagagaaacaacCGGCGTCCAG AGCCGGAGGTCccctccagagtgtcctcccttCCCGCGTCCCCCGCTCCCTCCCTCACCATCAGCACCACCTCCACAGAGTCCGCCTCCCGCTCCTCTCTGGCCACCTCTGACATCAGTCTGCCCAGCGCCGCCAGCACCCCTCCCCCTCCCGTGCCATCTCGCGTCAAGCCCCCCGTCCCACCTGCCGACGTCCAGTCGTCTGACTCTCCTCCCGTGCCGGCTCCCATGAAGAAAAGCTTGGCGCCGCAGCCTCCACAGCTCCCGCAGCTCTCTGAGCTCGCCCACCCCAACGCCGCCCCCACCCAGCTCTCCTTGGCGGATCCGCCGGGGCCCGAATGGCCCATGGCCCCGCCTTCTGTGGCCGGAAGCCCTCCTGGCAGCCCCTCGGCCTCCGAGCCGGTTCCCATGACGACCAGCGCCGAACTGATCGAGCTGGTGCGGAAGAACACGGGGCTGAGCTTCGAGCTGTCGCGGGTGGCGGTGGGGGTGGTGGTGGGCCACCTGCAGACCGCCCTGCCGCAGGCAGCCGCCGCTCTGGAGCAGGTTCTCCTGTCGCTGGTGGAGAGCAAG GACTCGAGTGCAGCGCTGCCGCAGGGTCAGGTGTGTCACGACGAACAGCGTCTGGAGGTGATCTTCAGTGACCTTGCCCGTCACCGTGACGACTCCCAGCAGCGCAGCTGGGCTCTTCACGAGGACCACGCCCTCATCGCCTGCTACCTGGAGGAGCTGCTAAAGATACTG ACTGATGCAGATCCAGAAGTGTGTAAGAGGATGTGCAAGTCCAACGACTACGAGAATGTTCTGTCGCTGGTTTCTTATTATCAGATG GAGCACCGCGTGTCtctgcggctgctgctgctcaaagTGTTTGGAGCGATGTGCAGCCTGGACGCGGCGCTCATCTCCACTCTGCTGAACTCCATCCTGCCCATGGAGCTGGCCAGAGATCTGCAGACGGACACACAGG AACACCAGAAGATGTGCTACACAGCTTTGGTATTAACTATGATATTCTCAATGGGAGAGCAGGTGCCGTATCACCACTACG AGCATCTTAGCGCTGAATTTGTTCGTTTCCTGTTGGGTGTGGTGGAGGACGGGCTTCCCTCTGACCCCACTGAGCAGCTGCCGGACATCTTCCTGAACCTCCTGCTGGCCTTCAACCTGCACCACACGG TGCCAAGCAACAATGCAATAATGCAggagctgaagcagaaaaacgTCAAGGTCCTGACAGAAAAGGTGCTGCTGCTTCTGAACAGAGGAG AGGATCCAGTGTGTATGTTCAAACACACTCCACCTGCACCTCATTCTGTGCTCAAGTTCCTACAGGATGTCTTTGGTAGCCGAGAGACCGCCGACATCTTCTATCGCACCGACATGATGGTGATGATAGACATCGCTGTCCGGCAAATTTCCGACCTGTCTCCCGGAGACAAG CTGCGGATGGAGTACCTCTCCCTCATGCACTCCATCATGCGCTCCACGGACTACCTGGAGCACCAGCACCGCCTCTCTGACCTGCAGGGGTCACTCAAGAGGATTCTCAGGGAGGAGGAAGATCCTGGAGAGGACGAAGGGAGCGCCACGGCGAAACAGATGGATAAGCTAATTGTGCAGCAGATCTTCAAGGAGTTCCCACAGATCCACGATAACCAGAACTGA
- the LOC122834586 gene encoding mitochondrial carnitine/acylcarnitine carrier protein-like isoform X2 has protein sequence MAKQPQPISPMKNFFAGGFGGVCLVFAGHPLDTIKVRLQTQPKPKPGESLLYAGTVDCFKKTLAKEGVKGLYKGMAAPIIGVTPMFAVCFFGFGLGKKLQQRTPDDVLTYPQLFAAGMLSGIFTTAIMTPGERIKCLLQIQASSGEVKYAGPMDCVKQLYKESGIRGIYKGTALTLMRDVPASGMYFMSYEWLKNLLTPAGKSHNELSIPSVLFAGGMAGIFNWAVAIPPDVLKSRFQTAPEGKYPNGFRDVLRELVREEGIGSLYKGFNAVMLRAFPANAACFLGFELAMKFLNWLAPNL, from the exons ATGGCCAAACAGCCGCAGCCGATCAGCCCGATGAAGAACTTCTTCGCTGGAGGTTTCGGAGGCGTTTGCCTGGTTTTCGCCGGGCATCCACTGGACACCATCAAA GTGCGCCTACAAACTCAACCTAAACCAAAACCTGGAGAGAGCCTCTTATATGCTGGAACCGtggattgttttaaaaagacctTAGCCAAAGAG GGTGTGAAAGGACTCTATAAAGGAATGGCAGCCCCAATAATCGGCGTCACGCCCATGTTTGCCGTCTGTTTCTTTGGGTTCGGACTGGGCAAGAAGCTACAACAGAGGACGCCTGACGATGTCCTTAC GTATCCACAGCTGTTTGCCGCTGGGATGTTGTCGGGCATTTTCACCACAGCCATCATGACTCCCGGAGAGCGCATCAAATGTCTCCTACAG ATTCAGGCATCGTCAGGAGAGGTGAAGTACGCGGGGCCGATGGACTGCGTTAAGCAGCTGTACAAAGAGTCTGGGATCAGAGGAATCTACAAAGGCACAGCTCTGACCCTCATGAGAG atgtCCCAGCGAGCGGCATGTACTTCATGTCTTACGAGTGGCTGAAGAACCTCCTCACACCTGCAGGAAAAAG CCACAACGAGCTCAGCATTCCCAGCGTTCTGTTCGCTGGAGGGATGGCCGGGATCTTCAACTGGGCCGTTGCGATCCCCCCCGACGTCCTCAAGTCTCGCTTCCAGACAG CTCCTGAAGGAAAGTATCCCAACGGTTTCAGAGACGTTCTGCGGGAACTGGTCCGAGAGGAAGGCATCGGCTCTCTGTACAAAGGCTTCAACGCCGTCATGCTCAGAGCTTTCCCTGCAAACGCA GCCTGCTTCCTGGGATTCGAGTTGGCGATGAAGTTTCTGAACTGGTTAGCTCCGAACCTGTGA